A single window of Modestobacter italicus DNA harbors:
- the pknB gene encoding Stk1 family PASTA domain-containing Ser/Thr kinase, translating into MDTVVTDPVVGLLLEGRYRLEERLARGGMSTVYAATDLRLDRTVAVKVMAEHLAHDPAFVDRFTREARATAMLSHVNVVSVSDQGSDQGLVFLVMELVRGRTLRDLLQARGRLTVGEAFAVLEPVLAGLTAAHRAGIAHRDVKPENVLISTDGQVKVADFGLARAVAGTGQTSHTGGVLIGTVAYLSPEQLERGRSDARSDVYAAGIMFYELLTGHPPYAGDSALAVAYQHVHHDVPAPSSEAPGVPWQVDELVARTTRRDPAARPLDAGAFLAELTDLRADLGLARVPVPTGRPADNPTQTLRPTNRPTAPRPRHPSAPGGAPRTEVLGGRVDRARGTTVLPGTGAGPTTAVGSARPGLPPRGPAARPGVPPHIRRRRARFALALVLLLAITIGAIGWWLGSGRWTDVPDLVGQDKDTAIGMLQEAGLDPAFGEEQFSETVAEGEVISADPAGGGEAIRGTDVEIVVSRGPERFTVSAEFTGQPADDVQAQLQQQFPQLTFQQTQETSEDVGAGNVIRFDPPAGTQLQAGASVTLVVSSGRAPVKVPNVVGQAPDAAQDTLEQLGFVVQRDTGRSAEVGTGQVMTVSPGPGDAQPYGSTVTITVSEGVPQVTVPDVVGKSEKDATAALKAVGLKASSTSFIAGDRVFQQSPKAGETVDQGSTVRILISFG; encoded by the coding sequence GTGGACACCGTCGTGACCGACCCCGTGGTCGGCCTCCTCCTCGAGGGGCGCTACCGCCTCGAGGAGCGGCTGGCGCGCGGCGGGATGTCGACCGTCTACGCCGCCACCGACCTGCGGCTGGACCGCACGGTCGCGGTGAAGGTGATGGCCGAGCACCTGGCCCACGACCCGGCGTTCGTCGACCGGTTCACCCGCGAGGCCCGGGCCACCGCGATGCTCAGCCACGTCAACGTGGTGTCGGTCAGCGACCAGGGCTCGGACCAGGGCCTGGTCTTCCTGGTGATGGAGCTGGTCCGCGGCCGCACGCTGCGCGACCTGCTGCAGGCCCGCGGCCGGCTCACCGTCGGGGAGGCGTTCGCCGTCCTGGAGCCGGTGCTCGCCGGGCTGACCGCCGCCCACCGGGCCGGCATCGCGCACCGCGACGTCAAGCCGGAGAACGTGCTGATCTCCACCGACGGCCAGGTCAAGGTCGCCGACTTCGGGCTGGCCCGCGCCGTGGCCGGCACCGGGCAGACCAGCCACACCGGCGGGGTGCTGATCGGCACCGTCGCCTACCTCTCCCCCGAGCAGCTCGAGCGCGGCCGCAGCGACGCCCGCAGCGACGTCTACGCCGCCGGGATCATGTTCTACGAGCTGCTCACCGGCCACCCGCCCTACGCCGGGGACAGCGCGCTGGCCGTGGCCTACCAGCACGTGCACCACGACGTCCCGGCCCCGTCGTCCGAGGCGCCCGGGGTGCCGTGGCAGGTCGACGAGCTGGTCGCCCGCACGACCCGGCGCGACCCGGCGGCCCGGCCGCTGGACGCCGGGGCCTTCCTCGCCGAGCTCACCGACCTGCGCGCCGACCTGGGCCTGGCCCGGGTGCCGGTGCCCACCGGCCGCCCGGCCGACAACCCGACCCAGACGCTGCGGCCGACCAACCGGCCGACGGCCCCGCGCCCGCGGCACCCCAGCGCCCCTGGCGGCGCCCCGCGCACCGAGGTGCTCGGCGGCCGGGTCGACCGGGCCCGCGGCACCACCGTGCTGCCCGGCACCGGTGCCGGCCCGACCACCGCCGTCGGCAGTGCCCGCCCCGGCCTGCCGCCCCGCGGGCCGGCCGCGCGACCGGGCGTGCCCCCGCACATCCGCCGCCGCCGGGCCCGCTTCGCGCTCGCCCTCGTGCTGCTGCTGGCGATCACCATCGGCGCCATCGGCTGGTGGCTGGGCTCGGGCCGCTGGACCGACGTCCCGGACCTGGTCGGCCAGGACAAGGACACCGCGATCGGCATGCTGCAGGAGGCCGGGCTCGACCCGGCCTTCGGCGAGGAGCAGTTCAGCGAGACCGTGGCCGAGGGCGAGGTCATCTCCGCCGACCCGGCCGGCGGCGGCGAGGCGATCCGCGGCACCGACGTGGAGATCGTCGTCTCCAGGGGCCCGGAGCGGTTCACCGTCTCCGCCGAGTTCACCGGCCAGCCCGCCGACGACGTCCAGGCGCAGCTGCAGCAGCAGTTCCCCCAGCTGACCTTCCAGCAGACCCAGGAGACCAGCGAGGACGTCGGCGCGGGCAACGTGATCCGCTTCGACCCGCCGGCCGGCACGCAGCTGCAGGCCGGCGCCTCGGTCACGCTCGTGGTCTCCTCCGGCCGGGCGCCGGTCAAGGTGCCCAACGTGGTGGGCCAGGCCCCGGACGCCGCGCAGGACACCCTCGAGCAGCTCGGCTTCGTGGTGCAGCGGGACACCGGGCGCAGCGCGGAGGTCGGCACCGGCCAGGTCATGACCGTCAGCCCCGGCCCTGGCGACGCCCAGCCCTACGGCAGCACCGTCACCATCACCGTGTCCGAGGGCGTCCCGCAGGTCACCGTCCCCGACGTCGTCGGCAAGTCCGAGAAGGACGCCACCGCCGCGCTGAAGGCGGTCGGGCTCAAGGCCTCCTCGACGTCCTTCATCGCCGGTGACCGCGTCTTCCAGCAGAGCCCCAAGGCCGGCGAGACCGTCGACCAGGGCAGCACCGTCCGCATCCTGATCAGCTTCGGGTGA
- a CDS encoding deoxyribonuclease IV: MTSGTTATPVGAHIQIKGGLAKGGLAYTDAVGARAVQVFVGNPRGWRASAGDPAQDAAFTAGCAERGVPSFVHAPFLVNVGSPSAATVEQSIATIRHTLARGTQLGVRGVVVHAGSAVGADRYEAALAQLHEQLLPVLDELPEGAPRLLIEPTAGGGRSLAATVEDLGPYLAALEDHPAVGVCFDTCHAWAAGHDFSEPGGMTATLDALVATVGAGRLGLVHANDSLDACGSTRDRHTTIGAGSIGTAPFAELLAHPEVAGVPVVVETPSQDDGHAKDIALLCALRDAALLPA, from the coding sequence GTGACCTCCGGTACCACCGCGACGCCCGTCGGCGCGCACATCCAGATCAAGGGCGGCCTGGCGAAGGGCGGGCTGGCCTACACCGACGCGGTCGGCGCCCGCGCCGTCCAGGTGTTCGTCGGCAACCCGCGGGGCTGGCGGGCCAGCGCCGGGGACCCGGCCCAGGACGCCGCCTTCACCGCCGGCTGCGCCGAGCGCGGCGTGCCGTCCTTCGTCCACGCGCCGTTCCTGGTCAACGTCGGCTCGCCGAGCGCGGCGACCGTCGAGCAGTCGATCGCCACCATCCGGCACACCCTGGCCCGCGGCACCCAGCTGGGGGTCCGGGGTGTCGTGGTGCACGCCGGCTCGGCCGTCGGTGCCGACCGCTACGAGGCCGCGCTGGCCCAGCTGCACGAGCAGCTGCTGCCGGTGCTCGACGAGCTCCCCGAGGGCGCACCCCGGCTGCTCATCGAGCCCACCGCCGGCGGCGGGCGGTCGCTGGCGGCCACCGTCGAGGACCTCGGCCCGTACCTGGCGGCGCTGGAGGACCACCCGGCGGTCGGCGTCTGCTTCGACACCTGCCACGCCTGGGCCGCCGGGCACGACTTCTCCGAGCCGGGCGGGATGACGGCGACGCTGGACGCCCTGGTGGCCACCGTGGGTGCCGGCCGCCTCGGCCTGGTGCACGCCAACGACTCGCTCGACGCCTGCGGCTCCACCCGCGACCGGCACACCACGATCGGCGCCGGCTCGATCGGGACTGCCCCGTTCGCCGAGCTGCTCGCCCACCCGGAGGTCGCCGGGGTGCCGGTCGTGGTGGAGACCCCCAGCCAGGACGACGGCCACGCCAAGGACATCGCGCTGCTGTGCGCCCTGCGCGACGCCGCCCTGCTCCCCGCCTGA
- a CDS encoding threonine aldolase family protein, whose amino-acid sequence MYGINTDGPAASSGAVDLRSDTLTRPTPAMRRAMAEAEVGDDVYREDPTVNALEERVAELFGHEAALFVPSGTMGNQIGLRLVCEPGQEVLGDADAHILTYEMGAAAALFGLSSRTVVSAGGRLSADQLIAQVRPHGDWHLTATAAVAVENSHNRGGGLVQPLAELQRLFDWSRGAGVNVHLDGARVFNASVASGVPLSTYGQLADTASVCLSKGLGAPIGSVLVASAERIAAGRLWRKRLGGGMRQVGVLAAAGLHALDHHVERLAEDHEHARLLAERLGVDPATVETNMVVVQGVPAPAVAEAAKAQGVLVGQVSADRIRLVTHLDVDRAGIEHAAKVVSQVIAEL is encoded by the coding sequence ATGTACGGGATCAACACCGACGGCCCTGCTGCCAGCAGCGGCGCCGTCGACCTCCGCTCGGACACCCTCACCCGGCCGACCCCCGCGATGCGGCGGGCCATGGCCGAGGCCGAGGTCGGTGACGACGTCTACCGCGAGGACCCGACGGTCAACGCGCTCGAGGAGCGGGTCGCCGAGCTGTTCGGGCACGAGGCCGCGCTGTTCGTCCCGTCCGGGACCATGGGCAACCAGATCGGCCTGCGGCTGGTCTGCGAGCCCGGCCAGGAGGTGCTCGGGGACGCCGACGCGCACATCCTCACCTACGAGATGGGCGCCGCGGCCGCGCTGTTCGGGTTGTCCTCCCGCACCGTGGTGTCCGCGGGCGGGCGGCTGTCGGCCGACCAGCTCATCGCCCAGGTGCGCCCGCACGGCGACTGGCACCTGACCGCGACGGCCGCGGTCGCCGTGGAGAACTCGCACAACCGCGGCGGTGGGCTGGTGCAGCCCCTCGCCGAGCTGCAGCGGCTGTTCGACTGGTCCCGCGGGGCCGGGGTCAACGTGCACCTGGACGGCGCGCGGGTGTTCAACGCGTCCGTGGCCAGCGGCGTCCCGCTGTCGACGTACGGGCAGCTGGCCGACACCGCGTCGGTCTGCCTGTCCAAGGGGCTGGGCGCACCGATCGGCTCGGTGCTGGTGGCCAGTGCCGAGCGGATCGCCGCCGGCCGGCTGTGGCGCAAGCGCCTCGGCGGCGGGATGCGCCAGGTCGGCGTGCTGGCCGCCGCTGGGCTGCACGCGCTCGACCACCACGTCGAGCGGCTGGCCGAGGACCACGAGCACGCCCGGCTGCTGGCCGAGCGGCTCGGCGTCGACCCGGCCACCGTGGAGACCAACATGGTCGTCGTCCAGGGCGTGCCCGCCCCCGCCGTCGCCGAGGCGGCCAAGGCGCAGGGCGTGCTGGTCGGCCAGGTCAGCGCCGACCGGATCCGGCTGGTCACCCACCTCGACGTCGACCGCGCCGGCATCGAGCACGCCGCCAAGGTCGTCAGCCAGGTCATCGCCGAGCTGTGA
- a CDS encoding class II 3-deoxy-7-phosphoheptulonate synthase, producing the protein MSITEPAELVPGLDRWRELHAAQQPEWPDRAALDAVLSTLQTVPPIVAPAEVDTLRRQLADVAQGKAFLLQGGDCAETFDLNTEPHLQATTRTLLQMAVVLTYGASVPVVKVGRVAGQYAKPRSSNTDALGLPSYRGDMVNSLDPVLADRIPDPNRLVRAYANSAAAMNMIRAYARGGLADLHAVHDWNKDFVSTSPAGVRYDVIAREIDRALAFMKACGVDDSALRGVELYSSHEALILDYERALLRVHEGRAYALSAHFVWVGERTRQMDGAHIEFASKLANPIGVKIGPTTTPEQATELVERLDPDGVPGRLTLISRMGNGKIRDVLPGIVEKVTASGHQVVWQCDPMHGNTHESPTGYKTRHFDRVVDEVLGFFDVHRRLGTWPGGIHVELTGEDVTECLGGAMEISDADLNSRYETACDPRLNTGQSLELAFLVTEMLRG; encoded by the coding sequence GTGAGCATCACCGAACCTGCTGAGCTGGTCCCGGGCCTGGACCGGTGGCGTGAGCTGCACGCCGCCCAGCAGCCGGAGTGGCCCGACCGGGCCGCGCTGGACGCCGTGCTGTCCACCCTGCAGACCGTGCCGCCGATCGTCGCGCCGGCCGAGGTGGACACGCTGCGCCGACAGCTGGCCGACGTGGCGCAGGGCAAGGCGTTCCTGCTGCAGGGCGGTGACTGCGCGGAGACCTTCGACCTGAACACCGAGCCGCACCTGCAGGCGACCACCCGGACGCTGCTGCAGATGGCCGTCGTCCTCACCTACGGCGCCAGCGTGCCGGTGGTCAAGGTCGGCCGGGTCGCCGGGCAGTACGCCAAGCCGCGCAGCTCGAACACCGACGCGCTGGGCCTGCCCTCCTACCGCGGCGACATGGTCAACTCGCTGGACCCGGTGCTGGCCGACCGCATCCCGGACCCGAACCGGCTGGTGCGGGCCTACGCGAACTCCGCGGCCGCGATGAACATGATCCGGGCCTACGCCCGGGGCGGGCTGGCCGACCTGCACGCCGTGCACGACTGGAACAAGGACTTCGTCTCCACCTCGCCGGCCGGGGTGCGCTACGACGTGATCGCCCGGGAGATCGACCGGGCGCTGGCCTTCATGAAGGCGTGCGGCGTCGACGACTCGGCGCTGCGCGGCGTGGAGCTCTACAGCAGCCACGAGGCGCTGATCCTGGACTACGAGCGGGCGCTGCTGCGGGTGCACGAGGGCCGCGCCTACGCGCTGAGCGCGCACTTCGTCTGGGTCGGCGAGCGCACCCGGCAGATGGACGGCGCGCACATCGAGTTCGCCTCCAAGCTGGCCAACCCGATCGGGGTCAAGATCGGCCCGACCACGACGCCGGAGCAGGCCACCGAGCTGGTCGAGCGGCTCGACCCGGACGGCGTCCCCGGCCGGCTGACGCTGATCAGCCGGATGGGCAACGGGAAGATCCGCGACGTGCTGCCCGGCATCGTGGAGAAGGTCACCGCCAGCGGACACCAGGTCGTGTGGCAGTGCGACCCGATGCACGGCAACACCCACGAGTCGCCGACCGGCTACAAGACCCGGCACTTCGACCGGGTGGTCGACGAGGTGCTCGGCTTCTTCGACGTCCACCGCAGGCTGGGCACCTGGCCCGGCGGCATCCACGTGGAGCTCACCGGCGAGGACGTCACCGAGTGCCTGGGCGGCGCGATGGAGATCAGCGACGCCGACCTCAACAGCCGGTACGAGACCGCCTGCGACCCCCGCCTGAACACCGGCCAGTCCCTCGAGCTGGCCTTCCTCGTCACGGAGATGCTGCGCGGCTGA
- a CDS encoding 6-phosphofructokinase, producing the protein MRIGILTGGGDCPGLNAVIRAVVRAGITEYGDEVVGFRDGWRGVLDGDVVALDVAATRGLLPRGGTVLGTSRTNPYAVEGGPERLLATLERLDIDALVPVGGEDTLGVANRLAAAGVRCVGVPKTIDNDLDATDYTFGFDTAVGVASEAIDRLHTTGDSHHRALVVEVMGRHAGWIALHAGMSGGATVVLVPERPFDVDAVVKHCQHRFDSGFSPIVVVSEGAVPADGHLTTTSGQRDAFGHERLGGIGEALARVIEERTGRESRAVVLGHVQRGGTPTPFDRVLATRFGLAAVRAVHEGASGVMVALRGTDIVQVPLAEAIAQLKLVPLERYAEAEVFFG; encoded by the coding sequence GTGCGCATCGGCATCCTGACCGGCGGCGGCGACTGCCCCGGCCTGAACGCGGTGATCCGCGCCGTCGTCCGGGCCGGCATCACCGAGTACGGCGACGAGGTGGTCGGCTTCCGGGACGGCTGGCGCGGCGTCCTCGACGGGGACGTCGTGGCGCTGGACGTCGCCGCGACCCGGGGGCTGCTGCCGCGCGGCGGCACGGTGCTCGGCACCTCGCGGACCAACCCCTACGCGGTCGAGGGCGGCCCGGAGCGGCTGCTGGCGACCCTGGAGCGGCTGGACATCGACGCGCTCGTCCCGGTGGGCGGGGAGGACACCCTGGGCGTGGCCAACCGGCTCGCCGCCGCGGGGGTCCGCTGCGTCGGGGTGCCCAAGACCATCGACAACGACCTGGACGCCACCGACTACACGTTCGGCTTCGACACCGCCGTCGGCGTCGCATCGGAGGCGATCGACCGGCTGCACACCACCGGCGACAGCCACCACCGGGCGCTGGTCGTGGAGGTCATGGGCCGGCACGCCGGGTGGATCGCGCTGCACGCCGGCATGTCCGGTGGGGCGACGGTCGTGCTCGTCCCCGAGCGGCCTTTCGACGTCGACGCCGTCGTCAAGCACTGCCAGCACCGGTTCGACTCCGGCTTCAGCCCGATCGTCGTCGTCTCCGAGGGCGCCGTCCCCGCCGACGGGCACCTCACCACGACGAGCGGGCAGCGGGACGCCTTCGGCCACGAGCGGCTGGGCGGCATCGGGGAGGCGCTGGCGCGGGTGATCGAGGAGCGCACCGGCCGGGAGTCGCGGGCGGTGGTGCTCGGGCACGTCCAGCGGGGCGGGACGCCCACGCCCTTCGACCGGGTGCTGGCCACCCGGTTCGGGCTGGCCGCGGTCCGGGCCGTGCACGAGGGCGCGTCGGGGGTGATGGTGGCGCTGCGCGGTACCGACATCGTCCAGGTGCCGCTGGCCGAGGCCATCGCCCAGCTCAAGCTGGTGCCGCTGGAGCGCTACGCCGAGGCGGAGGTCTTCTTCGGCTGA
- a CDS encoding methyl-accepting chemotaxis protein — protein MRRGIRTKVVALAVASVAVTGAAMVGVSAWQSGRFADDARASVEEMVDGSIRQTADGVYDVVSTQGDSTAAVVDSDLQVAGYVLEQSGGLGLGPATRDTVTWDAKNQVTGEVTTVALPRVQVGDTWLGQNADVATPTPVVDQVQSLVGGTATVFQRMDDAGDMLRVATNVVSATGSRAIGTYIPAVAADGTANPVLAAVLAGQTYRGTAFVVDSWYVTAYEPLFDAGGRVIGMLYVGVEQESLPTLRQSVQETSVGEHGSVSVLGATGDRAGTVLISRDGSTDGTSLLDATDADGTAYVQQIVAAARGLEDGAQATIRYRDAATGPHTVQVAYYRPWDWVIAVDARDSDFAGPVTRIDEGRSAMATALVVAALLVAVAGFGLAWALGRRLTAPLEQLRSRMAEIADGGGDLTQRVDDSARDEVGELATAFNRFVDKVAGTIRDIGASAGSLAVSAAGVARVADGLSERAARSRDQARHAHQAAADISSGVTSAAAGAEEMGAAIREIARSAGDASHVGQGAVDLAGRTESAIAALGTSSARISDVVAVISAVAEQTNLLALNATIEAARAGEAGKGFAVVATEVKELAQEASRASEEIHQRVQSIQADTGAAVGSISQIVGVIREMNDHQTTIASAVEEQTAVTAELSRSVSSVADGATAVTATMDDVTTDADRTAADVDAARAAARELDRLSGELTRLIAVFTV, from the coding sequence GTGCGTCGCGGGATCAGGACCAAGGTGGTGGCGCTGGCGGTGGCCAGCGTCGCCGTCACCGGCGCGGCCATGGTCGGGGTGAGCGCCTGGCAGAGCGGGCGGTTCGCCGACGACGCCCGGGCCTCGGTCGAGGAGATGGTCGACGGCAGCATCCGGCAGACCGCCGACGGGGTGTACGACGTCGTCTCGACCCAGGGCGACTCCACCGCCGCGGTGGTCGACAGCGACCTGCAGGTCGCCGGCTACGTGCTCGAGCAGTCCGGTGGGCTCGGCCTGGGCCCGGCCACCCGGGACACCGTGACCTGGGACGCGAAGAACCAGGTGACCGGCGAGGTCACCACGGTCGCGCTCCCCCGCGTGCAGGTCGGGGACACCTGGCTGGGCCAGAACGCCGACGTCGCGACGCCCACCCCCGTGGTCGACCAGGTGCAGTCCCTGGTCGGCGGCACCGCGACGGTCTTCCAGCGGATGGACGACGCCGGCGACATGCTGCGGGTCGCCACCAACGTGGTCAGCGCGACCGGCAGCCGGGCCATCGGCACCTACATCCCGGCCGTCGCCGCGGACGGCACGGCCAACCCCGTCCTCGCCGCCGTGCTCGCCGGCCAGACCTACCGGGGGACGGCGTTCGTCGTCGACTCCTGGTACGTGACCGCCTACGAGCCGCTGTTCGACGCCGGCGGCCGGGTCATCGGCATGCTCTACGTCGGCGTCGAGCAGGAGTCGCTGCCGACGCTGCGGCAGAGCGTGCAGGAGACCTCGGTCGGCGAGCACGGCAGCGTCTCCGTGCTCGGCGCCACCGGCGACCGCGCCGGCACCGTGCTCATCAGCCGGGACGGCTCGACCGACGGCACCAGCCTGCTGGACGCGACGGACGCCGACGGGACCGCCTACGTCCAGCAGATCGTGGCCGCCGCCCGGGGACTGGAGGACGGCGCCCAGGCCACGATCCGCTACCGCGACGCCGCGACCGGCCCGCACACCGTCCAGGTCGCCTACTACCGGCCGTGGGACTGGGTCATCGCCGTCGACGCCCGGGACAGCGACTTCGCCGGCCCGGTCACCCGGATCGACGAGGGCCGCTCGGCGATGGCCACCGCGCTGGTCGTCGCCGCGCTGCTGGTCGCGGTCGCCGGCTTCGGGCTCGCCTGGGCGCTCGGCCGCCGGCTCACCGCACCGCTGGAGCAGCTGCGCTCCCGGATGGCCGAGATCGCCGACGGCGGCGGCGACCTGACCCAGCGCGTGGACGACTCCGCGCGCGACGAGGTCGGCGAGCTCGCCACGGCGTTCAACCGGTTCGTGGACAAGGTGGCCGGCACCATCCGCGACATCGGCGCCAGCGCCGGGTCGCTGGCGGTCTCGGCCGCCGGCGTGGCCCGGGTGGCCGACGGGCTCAGCGAGCGGGCCGCACGCAGCCGCGACCAGGCCCGGCACGCCCACCAGGCGGCCGCGGACATCAGCTCCGGGGTCACCTCCGCGGCCGCCGGCGCCGAGGAGATGGGCGCGGCGATCCGGGAGATCGCGCGCAGCGCCGGCGACGCCAGCCACGTCGGTCAGGGTGCGGTGGACCTGGCCGGGCGCACCGAGTCCGCGATCGCCGCGCTGGGCACCAGCTCCGCCCGGATCAGCGACGTGGTCGCGGTCATCTCCGCGGTGGCCGAGCAGACCAACCTGCTCGCGCTCAACGCCACGATCGAGGCGGCCCGGGCCGGGGAGGCCGGCAAGGGATTCGCGGTCGTCGCCACCGAGGTCAAGGAGCTCGCCCAGGAGGCGTCGCGGGCCAGCGAGGAGATCCACCAGCGGGTGCAGTCGATCCAGGCCGACACCGGCGCCGCGGTCGGCTCGATCAGCCAGATCGTGGGGGTCATCCGGGAGATGAACGACCACCAGACCACCATCGCCAGCGCGGTCGAGGAGCAGACGGCGGTGACGGCCGAGCTCTCCCGCAGCGTGAGCTCGGTGGCCGACGGCGCGACCGCGGTCACCGCGACGATGGACGACGTCACGACCGACGCCGACCGGACCGCCGCCGACGTCGACGCCGCACGCGCCGCCGCCCGGGAGCTGGACCGCCTGTCGGGTGAGCTCACCCGCCTGATCGCCGTCTTCACCGTCTGA
- a CDS encoding polyadenylate-specific 3'-exoribonuclease AS, whose amino-acid sequence MSVRRYFYDTEFIEDGTTIDLVSIGVVDETGREFYAVSTEFDPDRAIPWVRRNVLDQLPPPADKAWRSRQRIREDLLSFLTAPGEEIELWAWFAAYDHVALAQLWGPMPTLPRSIPRFTRELRQRWEDVGRPDFPPKPPGTHDALVDARYNLARWKLMEAARG is encoded by the coding sequence GTGAGTGTGCGGCGCTACTTCTACGACACCGAGTTCATCGAGGACGGCACGACGATCGACCTGGTCTCGATCGGCGTCGTCGACGAGACCGGCCGGGAGTTCTACGCCGTCAGCACCGAGTTCGACCCCGACCGGGCCATCCCCTGGGTGCGCCGCAACGTGCTGGACCAGCTGCCGCCGCCCGCGGACAAGGCGTGGCGCAGCCGGCAGCGGATCAGGGAGGACCTGCTGTCGTTCCTCACCGCGCCCGGGGAGGAGATCGAGCTGTGGGCCTGGTTCGCCGCGTACGACCACGTCGCGCTGGCCCAGCTGTGGGGCCCGATGCCGACGCTGCCGCGGTCGATCCCGCGGTTCACCCGGGAGCTGCGGCAGCGGTGGGAGGACGTCGGCCGGCCGGACTTCCCGCCCAAGCCGCCCGGCACCCACGACGCGCTGGTCGACGCCCGCTACAACCTGGCCCGCTGGAAGCTGATGGAGGCCGCCCGCGGCTGA
- a CDS encoding lysophospholipid acyltransferase family protein yields the protein MFYWFLKYVAVGPVAKLVFRPRVEGMGHVPARGAAIIASNHLSAADWVFMPLSLRRRVTFLAKAEYFTGTGPKGVAQRVFFGGSGQVPIDRTNASAAEDAIRTGIRILTQGKLLGIYPEGTRSPDGRLFRGKTGIARMTLETGAPVVPVAMLYEPRRVPLPGALGRRLGKHLVRVVVRFGEPLDFSRYAGLSGDRFVERSITDEVMYEIMELSGQEYVDVYGAKVKKSMDTTGVSATEAVSRLQPPAHEVDRLPDSLAG from the coding sequence TTGTTCTACTGGTTCCTCAAGTACGTGGCCGTCGGTCCGGTCGCCAAGCTCGTGTTCCGGCCCCGTGTGGAGGGGATGGGCCACGTGCCGGCGAGGGGCGCGGCCATCATCGCCAGCAACCACCTGTCCGCGGCCGACTGGGTGTTCATGCCGCTGTCGCTGCGCCGCCGGGTCACCTTCCTGGCCAAGGCCGAGTACTTCACCGGCACCGGGCCCAAGGGCGTCGCGCAGCGGGTGTTCTTCGGGGGCAGCGGCCAGGTGCCGATCGACCGGACCAACGCCTCGGCCGCCGAGGACGCCATCCGCACCGGCATCCGCATCCTCACCCAGGGCAAGCTGCTGGGCATCTACCCCGAGGGCACCCGCTCCCCGGACGGCCGCCTGTTCCGCGGCAAGACCGGGATCGCCCGGATGACCCTGGAGACCGGCGCCCCCGTCGTCCCGGTCGCGATGCTGTACGAGCCCCGCCGGGTCCCGCTGCCGGGGGCGCTGGGGCGGCGGTTGGGCAAGCACCTGGTCCGGGTCGTGGTGCGCTTCGGCGAGCCGCTGGACTTCTCCCGCTACGCCGGGCTGTCCGGCGACCGGTTCGTCGAGCGCTCGATCACCGACGAGGTGATGTACGAGATCATGGAGCTCTCCGGCCAGGAGTACGTCGACGTCTACGGCGCCAAGGTCAAGAAGTCGATGGACACCACCGGGGTGAGCGCCACGGAGGCGGTCAGCCGGCTGCAGCCGCCCGCGCACGAGGTGGACCGGCTGCCGGACTCCCTGGCCGGCTGA